The Leadbetterella byssophila DSM 17132 DNA window CCTTTCACAAATCCCAGACCAATACTTTTTGGTGAAGTGTTTCTATGATGCTTCCTATTTCCATAGAAGGGACATCATCATCCTAACCTTCCCTCTTTTCCATTTTGATTTCTTCTTGAATTGGTGTAAGAATTATGCTGATCAGCATCCTGAGCATTTTAGAGAAGGAGTACCTTACTTTTTATATAACATAAGAAAAGGGCTAGGATATGGAGAAAATCCTGAACATGACAAGGACAGTTTTGGGACCCAAAGAGTAAAGGTTATGAAGGAGTTTTTAGACAAGGGAGGCTCTTTAAATACTTTTCTAAAGAAGAAAGGATATGACCCCAAGGCATTCTATAAGAATCCGGGAAGTCCTTTTAGCTCTTTGTATGAGGGATGGTGATTTTTATATAGTTATGGCCTTCTTCGTACCTAAAAGCTAATGTACCCTTCAAACGGGTTTCGATTCTCTCTCTGACTGAGCTGGAACCTAAACCTTGGCCTTCCATCTTTATTTCATTGCCATTGTCCATCAAATGGACCTCTACCCTATCTGCCACCTCAGTAATGGAAAGTTCCACTCTATCTCCGTCACAATATTTGGTGATATTAGTCAGCAACTCCATCAAAGCTCCATAAAGCTCAAAGTCAGCATCAGGGTTTAGGCGCTGATTCAATGTACTTTTAAAAGTGAACAATATTCGTGGGTTATCGTTCAGGCGATCGATGAATCGCTCCAAGCTAATCACTAAGCCCTGCTCCTCCAGGTCCTTCGGGAGAAGGTTATGCGACAAGTACCTTACGCTAGAATAGGCATCTCCAAGCATCCCTTCAATTTTTTCTAGAATCTCTTTCTCCTTTTCACTTTGAGGAGTAAAGGCTGCAAAACTCCACTTAACCGCTGAAATCAAGCCTCCTAAGTTATCATGGAGATCATTTGCCAGTCGCTTTCTCTCCAAAAGTTTACCTTCCAATAAGGCCTGAGAAATCTCTTTATTTTTCAATGCCAAGGCAGTGTTAGCTTTAGATAGTTCAGCCGTCCTTTCTGCAATCCGGACCTCCAGAATCTGATTAAACTTGTCTAATTCTTCCGCTTGTCGCCTGATGGTAATACTCTTACTTCTAGTATACAAGAAAAGGATGATGAAGATTATAGTCAAAACGGTCACCAAAGCTCCTCCTAGAACCAGAGCCAGGTTCCTTTGCTTTTGAACTTCAATTTCTAATTGCTGACTTCTATTCTGCTCTTCCTGTAAATTTAGCAAGTAACCGTACTCTGCTGATTTCAGTCGCACATCCTGATCCTGCTTCGCAATCTCCTGTTCCACTCGAAGCAAATCCTTCAGTATAGGTGCAGTAGCATTTCCTCTGCCTGTAGCCTCGTAAATATCTAGTTTTAGTTGGTAACAGTCCCTCAGCTCCTTTTTATTTTCAAAATGCCTAATCCCCTCTATAGCTTCAGAGATTTTTTGTTCTGCATCTTTCATTTGACCCAAAGCAAAGTAACATTCTGCCATTTCTTTCTTAAGTAAGGCCTGAGGTCCATTTACTCCTGAAAACACCTCCATACCCTTCTCAAAGAAAGAGAGTGCTTCCTGATATTTCTTTTGTTTCAGACGGATACTACCCATATTAGAGAAGAAGTAACCCTCTCCTGATCGATATCCTGCATCTTTAGATAAATCATAAGATTTCCTAAACATCATCTCAGCTGAATCCAAACTTGCTTTATGCAGGTATACCAAGCCATAATTATTATACATCAGGGCAAGTCTTGGCGATTTCTGATCTTTCTCAGCGTTTTCTATGGCTTTGTCGTAATAAGCCGCAGCCGCATTTAGATCACCTTCTTGTCTTTTATTAATAGCCAAAGCATGAGAGATCTCAGAGATGAAGTACTCTGCATTTAACTTTTCAGCATATTTCAATGCTTCGAACAAGTAGAAATCAGAATTGAAATAATTAGATCTGTAACCTTCGATCTGCCCCCTTAATCCGAAGGTTAGCATCATTTTGACATCTGTAGCCAAACTGCTTTTTTGGGCTTGGTCTAGTAGTGCTTCGGCCTTTTTATAATCGCCTCTATTCGCTAAGGCTACCTCCGTAGAATCATATATAGCCCGAGCCTTACTCAGATCAGGATGAGCGGGCAGAACGAAAAGCAAGCTTAGTACTCCTAAGAGTAAATTCATCAGGTTGAGGGTAAAGGAATTAATCTGAGGTCGAAATTAATGGATTTTTCATAAAAATACTGTCTTGACAGTATTTTTTGGGCTAATAATGAAATCTAATTTTGTATCGAACTAACTCCTAAAATGTACCATGAAAAACGAAACCATTAACCTTAACAGGATCATGTATCTAAAGGCCGACTCTAACTATACTGAATTCCATTTCACCTGTGGAAAGAAACAATTGTCACCTCGTACATTAAAGCATCATCAGAATCGTCATGAATTAAAAGATTTTCTTAGAGTTAATAACTCACTGCTACTAAATCCTACGTACATCGATGGCGTTTGCAAAAAAAACAGTACTTCCATAGTAAAACTAAAGAACGGCATGGAGGTAGTAGTGTCTCGCAGAAGGCAGAACGTTTTGCAAGCCATTAAACAACATCCGTCCCATTGATCCACTGGGACGGTTTTGTCTAAACTTTATGAAGAAGATAATTAATTTTACTTTTGCTTGGGACCTCATCACAAAAACCGGCTATTTAACCCTCATGGATGAAGATGGAGAGAGGCACGCTTTCCAGAATCTCGGAGCAGAAGAACTTCAACTTTTGGCACATAATCTAGAAAATTATCCGGCATATATAGATCAGAGCCACTGGATCCTTTGGGGCACACCGGAATCACATGATTAAACTTTTTTGCGTATTGAAGCTCAATATGTACCTTTGGGTGAATAAATCAATACAAAAAAGATGAAGAAGACCTTATTGGGAATCCTTTCCACTTTCGTGCTACTGGCATGCAATAATTCCCAAAATTCGGATGCACAACTTGACCTGGAGTCACTCAATGACAGCACCACTATCTACAATGAAGACGGGACGGTTTCAAATGATTTCCAACCTTACGGAAAAGCTAAGGCTCAAGAACTTGCTCTAGCTAGAAAGAATGAGATAGAAGCAATTTTGGAAATGAGGGGAGTTACCTCTACCAATGTTTCCCCACTATCCCGAGCCCTGCAAAAAGAACTTGCCTTCAATGAATGGGACGTAGTAGAAGAAGGTGAATTTGTTCAAGAAGGAAATATCATACTTACTTCCCTGATTTTCGGCCCTTTTGACGGGAACGGTAGAGGATATAGTGTTTTAGGCATTTCTGATAACAAGCTATATTTATCTGCGGCCCATTGGGAAAATACGGCGATTGACTCCGCTTATAATATCCAAATGGCTGCTGATAAAAAAATCAACTTCGTAGACGGCAATTTGCAAATTGTTTCACCTTCTAAAGGCAATCTATTGCTCAAACTGGTATCCGATGGATTATAAGGGTCTCGAAACCTATTTTCTTAATAAATTAAAGAAGGAATTACCATTATCCTTAAGATATCATGACGTAGAACATGTAAGAGATGTCATTACGGCGAGTGAAAGGTTAGGAAAACTGGAAGGACTGAAGCTTCATGATTTAATTCTACTCAAAACAGCAGCCCTATTCCACGATAGTGGATTCCTGATACAAAGAGAAAACCATGAGGATATTTCCTGCAAAATAGCAAGAGATGAATTACCTGCCTGGGGATATACACAGGAAGATATAGAAATTATTTGCAGGACCATTAGAGCCACAAAACTCCCTCAAAAAGCGGAGACTTTATTGGAAAAAATCTTAGCAGATGCAGATTTAGATTACCTGGGTAGAACAGACTATGCAGAAATCTCCCATAAATTATACTTGGAACTCCAAATGGCATCTTTGCTCCATTCCACGGAAGAATGGCAAAAAATGCAGGAAGAATTCCTTCAAAAGCATACCTATTTTACTAAAAGTGCGCGAAATTTACGCCAAGGACAAAAGGAGAAGAATTTAAAATCGTTACAACATATGTCTAAAAAGCATCATGGCCCCTTATTCTCAGGAAATGATATTCTATTTTTAATTCTAAGTGTACTCTCTGCCAGCTTTGCGCTTAAGAGTTTTTTGGTTCCAAATCACTTTCTTGATGGAGGAGTTACAGGGATTTCCATTCTACTTTACGAAATCTACGGTTGGGACCTGGGCTTACTTTTACTTCTCCTAAATCTGCCCTTCATCGTACTTTCCTGGTATAAAGTGGGTAGGAATTTTGCCATCAGAAGCACCCTGACCATTGTTCTTATCGCTATCACCATGCAGTACATGCAATTCCCTGAGCTTACTCATGATAAGCTATTAGTGGCCATGTTTGGAGGTTTCTTCATGGGTATAGGCGTGGGATTAGGTATGAGAGGTGGCGGTACATTTGACGGTATGGAGGTTCTGGTTCTAATGACCACTAAGAAAAGTAGTTTCAGTATTACCGAACTTATCTTAGGCATGAACATATGCATCTTTGTCATAGCTGCTATCTTCATGAAAGTGGAAACCGCCTTGTATGCTATCCTTACTTATATCATAGCCAGTTTAACTACAAAATATGTCATAGAGGGAATAGAAGCTTATACTGGTGTTACCATAGTATCCGGAGAAAGTGCAGCTATCAAAAAAGCATTGGTTTTAGAACTTGATAGAGGTATCACTATCTATAAAGGTGAAAGGGGATTCATGAAAGATTCCTTCGATAAAAGCACTGAAGTAGATATCATATTTACCGTAGTGACCCGATTGGAGGTTAGGAGGTTAAAAAACACGGTTTATGCCATAGACCCTAAAGCATTTATCTTCACACAAACCGTGCGCGAGCCTCAAGGCGGTATAGTGAAAGAGATTGTCAAACATTAGATTTCTCTCTTCTCCTCTTGTATGCTTTTACAAAGGTGTACAGGAGGAATCCAAAGATAAGGATACCAAAGAACAACTTCACAAAGTCTAGTAGATCTCTCATTACCGCTAATAATACTATTGCTACCAAGAATAAAGTGGGAAGCTCATTAAAAAGCCGGTAAAACATAGAGGATCTCGTATCAATATCTTTATCCTGCATGATTATAACCCTTCTGCATGAGAAATGATAAACCACCAAAAGTACCAAAAGGGTTAATTTCACATGGATCCATGATTGTTGGAAGATGCCGGGATTAAGCGCTAACATACTCAAGCCACAAATCCAGGTAATCACCATAGCGGGAGTAGCAATCATTTTGTAAACCCTCCATTCCATAATAGAAAACTGTTTTTTCCAGTCTTCTCTCAGGTGTTCTGGCTTTTCATTCACTTCAGCTCTATAGACAAACATTCTCACTAAATAGAATAAACCTGCAAACCAGGATACAAATCCCACGATATGAAAAGCTTTGAAATAGCCGTAATATTCTAACATCCCTTTTTGTTATCTTTGATGACCAAAAATAATAAGGAAACAGAGACGTTTCTGAGAAAAAACCTTTTTTATTCCTATGCAAAAGTGGTTTTGTATCCTCACACTTCTTATCAGCTGCCAGGTTTACGGACAAGACAAGAAAGCCCAATTCTACTTTGAACAAGCGGAGAAAGAGTTCAAATTGAGAAAATACAATGACGCACAGATCAATTTTGAGAAATTTATCATGCGGGATACCACCCAGCCCTTAGCGTTTTATAGATTAGGTCAAATCCACGAATCTTTCAGGAACATAAGCAAGGCTAAAGAATATTACTTGCGTACCATAAAAAAGGACACCAATTCCGCATCCTACCCGAATGCTTATATGTATTTAGGGAGCAGAGCACTAGAGGAAAGTCAATACCATCATGCAAAGAACTTCCTGAATATTGCCCTGAGAAATACCCAAAAGAATACCAAGGCTTACGAGCAGATCCAGCGTCAGATTAGACGAGCCGACTTAGGTATCAAGGCCATGGAAAACCCATTAAACATAAAACCTATCAAACTCCCCTCCGTCATCAATGCTAGAGAAAGGCAATATTTCCCTGTGCTTACGGCAGATGGAAATACCTTAGTTTTCACAGCCATCACCTCAAATGAGGACGAAGATCTCTTTCTATCTTTTAAAGAAAATGGACAATGGACTACTCCAAAGCCTATCAGCTCCATCATCAATACGCCAAACAATGAAGGCACCTGTACCATATCCGCTGATGGAAAGATCATGGTATTTACCTCCTGTGAAGGAAGGAATTCCTACGGCAGTTGCGACCTATTCATCACCAGGAAAGAAGGAGATACCTGGACGGAACCTCAAAACTTAGGACCTAATGTAAACTCGCCCTATTGGGACTCTCAACCTTCCCTTTCTCCAGACGGCTCCCGACTTTTCTTCTCCTCTGACCGCCCATTTGGCGTAGGGAAAAAAGACATCTGGATGAGCGCTGTAGATGAGCAGGGCAAGTGGAGCAAAGCCACTAACCTTGGTCCAGGGATCAACACTCCTGAGAACGAAGTATCTCCCTTTGTACATGCCAATGGTTCTTCCCTGTTCTATTCCTCTAACGGAAGAGAGGGACTGGGAAATCACGATATTTATATGACCAACATCCAAGAAGGTTTCAAAAGCGAATCCATCAACCTAGGTTACCCCATAAACACTCCGGGAGATGAATCCGGACTATTTATTTCCGCCGACGGAAAATCTGCCCTCTATTCCAAACAGGAAGGAGATAATACCTATATATACGAATTCAAAGTTCCTGAAGAACTCTCAGAGCAGTTCGAAAGAATTTATTACATCAAAGGTTTTATCAAAGACTCTCAAACCAAAAAGCCTTTATATTCTAGCATAGAATTAGTAAATACCAAAAATGGCGAGCGAGTAAGCCGATTCCTTTCTGATCCTATTACAGGAGATTATATGTCAACCCTACCAGAGGAAGGGGAATATGTCATGTATATAGAGACTCCGGGTTATTTCTTCAAAAGCCTAAAATTTGATTTCAAAGAAGGAAATAGCGATCAGGAACTAGATATCCTTTTGACCAAAATTGAAAAAGAAAATAAGGAAACACTAGACAACATATTCTTTGATACCGGATCTGCCGCCATACGCCCCGAATCAGAAATAGAACTAAAAAAGGTGGTGACTCTATTGAAAGAGAATCCTGACCTAAAAGTTGAGATCTCAGGACACACAGATGATGTAGGAAATGACAAAGCCAATATGAATCTTTCTATTCAAAGGGCAAATGCCGTGGTAGAGTATTTAAAGGGCAAAGGCATTCATACCCAAAGGCTTGTAGCCAAAGGTTACGGAGAATCCCAACCTAAGGTGAAGAATGACTCTGATAAAAATCGCCAATTAAACCGTAGAATTGAACTTAAAGTTCTATAGGATTTTCTTTGAAAATTACGAACTTTGCGCCCTTAAAAATCCTTTTCTTTTAAAGACCAAAATAATCCAATGGAAAAAGTAGATGTACTCATATTAGGATCAGGACCTGCAGGTTATACGGCTGCCATTTATGCAGCAAGAGCAGGATTGAAGCCCGTCATGTACCAAGGTATGCAGCCTGGAGGACAATTAACCATCACTAATGACGTAGAAAACTTCCCTGGTTATCCTGAGGGCATCCAAGGTCCTGCCATGATGGAGGATTTAAGAAAACAAGCAGAACGATTTGGTTTAGATAATAGATACGGCTTAGCTACTTCAGTAGATTTTTCTACTCCCTTAGCACATAAAGTGATTATTGACGAAACCAAAGAGATCGAAGCAAAGACCGTCATCATTGCTACCGGTGCCTCCGCAAAATGGTTAGGATTAGAATCTGAAAGCAGACTAAATGGATTAGGCGTATCAGCTTGTGCAGTTTGTGACGGATTCTTCTATAGAGGAAAAGATGTGGCTATAGTAGGTGCAGGTGATACCGCCTGTGAAGAAGCTCACTACCTTTCTAAACTTTGCAAAAAAGTGATCATGCTGGTGAGAAGAGATGAGTTCAGGGCCTCTCAAATCATGCAGGAAAGAGTAAAGAACACCCCAAATATCGAAATCCTTTTCAATACCGAAACGGTAGAAATCTTAGGAGATCAGGGCGTTAACGGAGCTCGTTTGAAAAACAATAAGACAGGTGAAGAATTTGAAATCTCTGTTGATGGATTCTTCGTGGCTATTGGTCACCAACCTAACACACAGATTTTCCAACAGTATCTTCAACTAGATGAAACCGGATATATTTTAGTAGAAAAAGGCACTACCAAAACCAATGTTCCGGGAGTATTTGCATGTGGAGATGCTCAAGATAATGTCTATCGCCAGGCTATTACGGCCGCAGGTACAGGTTGTATGGCAGCCTTAGACGCTGAAAGATACTTAGCAGCTCACTAAGAAAAACGTGGCTATTACAGGCCACGTTTTTTTATGTATTCCACTTTCTCTTCTAGCGATAACTCAAAAGGAATCCAATTTATTTCTATTCCTTTCTTTTCCATACTACGGAAGAAAGTCATTTGTCGCTTAGCGAAGCGATGAATCTCCGTTTCTAATCGGTCATACATTTCATCGTATCTCAGAAAACCTCTTAGAAACAATGAGACATACTTATATTCTAACCCATAGTATTCCAACATCTCATGCTCAACCCCTTGGGCTACTAAGGATTCTACTTCCCCTAGAAGGTCTTGCTTTTGTAATCTATATTTTAAACGGGCGCTGATAGATGATCTTCTATGCTCTACAGGAGGATTGAGACCGTATAAGCGAAATGAATACGATGGATAATCTATAAGAACATAGTCCGGGTTTTCTTTTAGGAACCTCTCTTTTTCCAAGTACCGTATCATTCTCTTTTTTGTGGAACCTAGTGCACCCATTTCGGATAGCTCATCCACACTCAGGTCCTTCAGAGAATCCCGAAAACTCAAATCTTCAGGAATTTGAGTATCTTCAAATCCTTGCACCAAGGCCTGAATGTATAATCCGGTACCTCCACAAAGAATGTATCTTTTATCCTCCTTTACTACATTTAAGAAATCAGATTGAAACCTGCTTACATTATACTTTTCACCAGGTTCAATGATATCTATTAAATGATACGGCACACCCTCATATGCCTCTAGATCCTTTCCTGTACCGATATCCATTCCTCTATAAACTTGCCTAGAATCTGCAGATATGATCTCAGCTTGGATTCCTTTTGCTAGTGCAACGGCAAGATCCGTTTTGCCTGAGGCTGTAGGCCCTAATATTCCTATGATTTCCATATCAATTTTAAACTACCCTTATTTTCGTAATCCTTTCCATTACCGTTCCATCTGCCATCATCTGAAATTCCAAAAGGGATAGGATCCAACTGTGAATCTATTTCAAATTGAGGATAGACCTTTTGGTTCCACCATTCCAAATCCACATAGGTCATAACACTTCCCGGCTCCTTTTCTCTCCTAAAATAGGCGAACAACTTGGTAAAAGCCCCTATAACCTGAACATCTTTGTGAGTACAAAAGCGGATTAATTCATAGGATTTACTTCCATCTCTAAAGTTTCTGGCACCCGAAAAGGTCATAACTCCAACTAAAACCTCATCTACCTCCTCCCCTCTCCATAGTCTTAAGTAGGTCTTTGGAAGATAGAGCCCAAATTTCAGTTTTGAAGTTGTAGTTCCCTGCAGATGATGAAGATCCAGGAAATGGTCTGCCGTATGCTTATCTATACGTCGAATTTTGCAAACTCTGCCTGGTAAAGTAGGAAGCAGTCCTAGTCGGAGTTTAATCCTGGACTGTACTATATCTTTCTGAAACCTCCATTGCTTCTCCCAAATCCTAATGCCCTTCTTTTCTTCTTTATTTCCCGGGAATTGGAGTAATAGATTTTTATTTGGAAAATACCACAGATCCTCACGCATTTTTTCGAATTCTACTCCCAGGCTCTGGATCCATTCCGTGAAAGTGTTCACGATTTTGTGAAATTTTTTCTAAAACTATACGTTTAAACTCAAAATTCGAAGAATATTTGCATTTAAAATACTTTCCTTTACTTTAAATAACTAGACCATTTAATGCTATGAAAAAAGCGTTAATAGTAATATTTTCCTTGTTTTACCTCCCCTCTTTTGCTCAATCTGAGTATTTTAAGCTGAAGAAATTGGAGGCAGATGACTATTTTATGGCAGGGAGATACTGGGATGCTTTTTTTCTATACAGGAACCTGGCCAAGAGTCCTGAATTTGAGGGAGATTATACCATCGAAAATCAGATCAAAAATAGCTCCAGGGCTATGTATCATTGGAGAAAGACGGAAAATTACCGAGCCTTCCAGCAATATGAAACGGCTAAGGCGCATATGAAGGAACTCCTTCAGATCAACCCTTCTGACCCGAACAGAGGCTTACTTCCTATTCTTACCTTGGAAATAGCAAATCAGATGAAGAGAAGAGCTATTGCGAGCAAAACTCAGGAGGGAGCAGCTGATTATCTGGAAAAAGCTTTAACCTATTACAATCTGGCTCTTCAGGAAGGATTGAAAGATGAAATGGTTTTCTCTTTTATTCGTCAAGTGGAAAAGGCCTTAGAAGGCAACCCCTA harbors:
- a CDS encoding ATP-binding protein, whose protein sequence is MNLLLGVLSLLFVLPAHPDLSKARAIYDSTEVALANRGDYKKAEALLDQAQKSSLATDVKMMLTFGLRGQIEGYRSNYFNSDFYLFEALKYAEKLNAEYFISEISHALAINKRQEGDLNAAAAYYDKAIENAEKDQKSPRLALMYNNYGLVYLHKASLDSAEMMFRKSYDLSKDAGYRSGEGYFFSNMGSIRLKQKKYQEALSFFEKGMEVFSGVNGPQALLKKEMAECYFALGQMKDAEQKISEAIEGIRHFENKKELRDCYQLKLDIYEATGRGNATAPILKDLLRVEQEIAKQDQDVRLKSAEYGYLLNLQEEQNRSQQLEIEVQKQRNLALVLGGALVTVLTIIFIILFLYTRSKSITIRRQAEELDKFNQILEVRIAERTAELSKANTALALKNKEISQALLEGKLLERKRLANDLHDNLGGLISAVKWSFAAFTPQSEKEKEILEKIEGMLGDAYSSVRYLSHNLLPKDLEEQGLVISLERFIDRLNDNPRILFTFKSTLNQRLNPDADFELYGALMELLTNITKYCDGDRVELSITEVADRVEVHLMDNGNEIKMEGQGLGSSSVRERIETRLKGTLAFRYEEGHNYIKITIPHTKS
- the hemJ gene encoding protoporphyrinogen oxidase HemJ gives rise to the protein MLEYYGYFKAFHIVGFVSWFAGLFYLVRMFVYRAEVNEKPEHLREDWKKQFSIMEWRVYKMIATPAMVITWICGLSMLALNPGIFQQSWIHVKLTLLVLLVVYHFSCRRVIIMQDKDIDTRSSMFYRLFNELPTLFLVAIVLLAVMRDLLDFVKLFFGILIFGFLLYTFVKAYKRRREKSNV
- the trxB gene encoding thioredoxin-disulfide reductase; the protein is MEKVDVLILGSGPAGYTAAIYAARAGLKPVMYQGMQPGGQLTITNDVENFPGYPEGIQGPAMMEDLRKQAERFGLDNRYGLATSVDFSTPLAHKVIIDETKEIEAKTVIIATGASAKWLGLESESRLNGLGVSACAVCDGFFYRGKDVAIVGAGDTACEEAHYLSKLCKKVIMLVRRDEFRASQIMQERVKNTPNIEILFNTETVEILGDQGVNGARLKNNKTGEEFEISVDGFFVAIGHQPNTQIFQQYLQLDETGYILVEKGTTKTNVPGVFACGDAQDNVYRQAITAAGTGCMAALDAERYLAAH
- a CDS encoding OmpA family protein, giving the protein MQKWFCILTLLISCQVYGQDKKAQFYFEQAEKEFKLRKYNDAQINFEKFIMRDTTQPLAFYRLGQIHESFRNISKAKEYYLRTIKKDTNSASYPNAYMYLGSRALEESQYHHAKNFLNIALRNTQKNTKAYEQIQRQIRRADLGIKAMENPLNIKPIKLPSVINARERQYFPVLTADGNTLVFTAITSNEDEDLFLSFKENGQWTTPKPISSIINTPNNEGTCTISADGKIMVFTSCEGRNSYGSCDLFITRKEGDTWTEPQNLGPNVNSPYWDSQPSLSPDGSRLFFSSDRPFGVGKKDIWMSAVDEQGKWSKATNLGPGINTPENEVSPFVHANGSSLFYSSNGREGLGNHDIYMTNIQEGFKSESINLGYPINTPGDESGLFISADGKSALYSKQEGDNTYIYEFKVPEELSEQFERIYYIKGFIKDSQTKKPLYSSIELVNTKNGERVSRFLSDPITGDYMSTLPEEGEYVMYIETPGYFFKSLKFDFKEGNSDQELDILLTKIEKENKETLDNIFFDTGSAAIRPESEIELKKVVTLLKENPDLKVEISGHTDDVGNDKANMNLSIQRANAVVEYLKGKGIHTQRLVAKGYGESQPKVKNDSDKNRQLNRRIELKVL
- a CDS encoding YitT family protein, with the protein product MDYKGLETYFLNKLKKELPLSLRYHDVEHVRDVITASERLGKLEGLKLHDLILLKTAALFHDSGFLIQRENHEDISCKIARDELPAWGYTQEDIEIICRTIRATKLPQKAETLLEKILADADLDYLGRTDYAEISHKLYLELQMASLLHSTEEWQKMQEEFLQKHTYFTKSARNLRQGQKEKNLKSLQHMSKKHHGPLFSGNDILFLILSVLSASFALKSFLVPNHFLDGGVTGISILLYEIYGWDLGLLLLLLNLPFIVLSWYKVGRNFAIRSTLTIVLIAITMQYMQFPELTHDKLLVAMFGGFFMGIGVGLGMRGGGTFDGMEVLVLMTTKKSSFSITELILGMNICIFVIAAIFMKVETALYAILTYIIASLTTKYVIEGIEAYTGVTIVSGESAAIKKALVLELDRGITIYKGERGFMKDSFDKSTEVDIIFTVVTRLEVRRLKNTVYAIDPKAFIFTQTVREPQGGIVKEIVKH
- a CDS encoding LytR/AlgR family response regulator transcription factor, which encodes MKNETINLNRIMYLKADSNYTEFHFTCGKKQLSPRTLKHHQNRHELKDFLRVNNSLLLNPTYIDGVCKKNSTSIVKLKNGMEVVVSRRRQNVLQAIKQHPSH
- a CDS encoding tRNA (adenosine(37)-N6)-dimethylallyltransferase, yielding MEIIGILGPTASGKTDLAVALAKGIQAEIISADSRQVYRGMDIGTGKDLEAYEGVPYHLIDIIEPGEKYNVSRFQSDFLNVVKEDKRYILCGGTGLYIQALVQGFEDTQIPEDLSFRDSLKDLSVDELSEMGALGSTKKRMIRYLEKERFLKENPDYVLIDYPSYSFRLYGLNPPVEHRRSSISARLKYRLQKQDLLGEVESLVAQGVEHEMLEYYGLEYKYVSLFLRGFLRYDEMYDRLETEIHRFAKRQMTFFRSMEKKGIEINWIPFELSLEEKVEYIKKRGL